One window from the genome of Dermacentor silvarum isolate Dsil-2018 chromosome 7, BIME_Dsil_1.4, whole genome shotgun sequence encodes:
- the LOC125947148 gene encoding uncharacterized protein K02A2.6-like: MRVQSGSMVVTSTLIVVACNGPLLCGRNTIESFCKAGVSFWDTGTTSSVNVVRDNKIAPLLDEFSDLFENKLGCCKGPPVQLHLKEGVRPRFCKARTVPYAMRSKVSAEIDRLVQDGVLSSISISDWATPVVPVAKKNGDIRLCGDFKLTVNPASHLEQYPLPKVEDIFAALSGGEVFSTLDLHNAYNQLPLDDEARKIAVLNTHRGIYCYNRLAFGIASAPALFQRRMESILQGLPNIQVYLDDIIVAEKENDTSVLRHVFQRLREHNLKLNKAK; encoded by the coding sequence ATGAGGGTTCAGTCTGGATCGATGGTTGTGACCAGCACGCTAATTGTGGTGGCATGTAACGGACCACTGCTCTGCGGCCGGAACACGATAGAGTCCTTCTGTAAGGCGGGTGTGTCCTTCTGGGACACTGGAACCACCTCGAGTGTAAATGTTGTTCGTGATAACAAGATTGCGCCTCTGCTCGATGAATTTTCCGATCTTTTCGAGAACAAGCTTGGCTGTTGCAAGGGCCCCCCTGTGCAATTACACCTTAAAGAAGGAGTCCGCCCACGTTTCTGTAAGGCACGTACAGTGCCTTATGCCATGCGCTCCAAGGTTTCAGCCGAGATCGACCGTCTTGTACAAGACGGAGTGCTTTCGTCGATAAGCATTTCAGATTGGGCAACACCGGTGGTGCCGGTAGCAAAAAAGAATGGCGATATACGATTGTGCGGCGATTTCAAATTAACAGTCAACCCGGCGTCGCACTTGGAACAGTATCCCCTGCCCAAAGTTGAAGACATATTTGCGGCGCTTTCTGGAGGCGAAGTCTTCAGCACTCTGGACCTGCACAACGCGTACAATCAGCTGCCGCTAGACGACGAAGCAAGAAAGATCGCGGTGCTCAACACACACCGGGGCATTTACTGCTACAATCGCCTAGCATTTGGAATTGCTTCAGCCCCCGCCTTGTTCCAGCGACGCATGGAATCGATTTTGCAAGGTTTGCCGAATATTCaagtgtacctcgacgacatcattgTGGCGGAGAAGGAAAATGACACATCGGTACTGCGGCACGTGTTTCAGCGGCTTCGTGAACATAACTTGAAGTTGAACAAAGCCAAGTGA